Proteins from a single region of Apium graveolens cultivar Ventura chromosome 7, ASM990537v1, whole genome shotgun sequence:
- the LOC141673917 gene encoding uncharacterized protein LOC141673917: MEKRKNETTNLEENPEPYTWAKFKKALEDKYFPRTVNLQKERDFIRLQQGGRTVIEYEAEFAKLAEYASTLVADESSRARKLEEGLRSDIKNSVASFELQTYEAVLNKALVIERGLSESEKATGSWNKRRFTQAGGQSFQGGPFKKQHVYDQGSGQGNQENCTRCGGNHAHTECRWNRGACFHCGEVGHKIAQCPHNPPPRKEADNKMGK; the protein is encoded by the coding sequence ATGGAAAAGAGGAAGAACGAGACGACAAATCTTGAAGAAAATCCTGAACCATACACTTGGGCAAAGTTCAAGAAGGCTTTGGAGGATAAGTACTTTCCTAGAACAGTTAATCTGCAGAAAGAGAGAGACTTCATTCGTCTTCAGCAAGGTGGAAGAACCGTCATTGAATACGAAGCAGAATTTGCAAAACTTGCGGAGTATGCATCGACCTTAGTAGCAGATGAGAGCAGCCGAGCACGAAAATTGGAAGAGGGACTTCGAAGTGACATCAAGAATTCAGTGGCGTCGTTTGAACTTCAGACATATGAGGCTGTGCTCAACAAGGCTTTAGTGATCGAGAGAGGGTTGTCAGAATCTGAAAAGGCAACAGGAAGCTGGAATAAGAGACGGTTCACTCAAGCTGGTGGTCAATCATTTCAAGGGGGACCATTCAAGAAACAACACGTGTATGATCAAGGTAGTggtcaaggaaatcaagaaaattGCACCAGGTGTGGCGGGAACCACGCACATACAGAATGTCGTTGGAACAGAGGCGCGTGTTTTCATTGCGGGGAAGTCGGACACAAAATTGCTCAATGTCCTCACAATCCACCACCAAGAAAGGAAGCAGATAACAAGATGGGAAAATGA